Genomic window (Gadus chalcogrammus isolate NIFS_2021 chromosome 3, NIFS_Gcha_1.0, whole genome shotgun sequence):
ctcGCATTTTGAAGCGAAATTGCAGGATCCTTGAACGCAAAtggcgctcgactaaacttgaggtctttcatcttgcatggcataaTAGTCTGGtcacctataagggtgcgctgactatCGCCAGGAATGCCTACTTTTCTAGTATCATTAATTTGAATAGAAATAATCCTAAGTTTCTTTTTGATacggtgaggagtctcactcagaaacagaatcagaccgtaggctcctcgatctcggcaggtgaattcatggatttctttgagaataagattcaatcaattagagaggaaattgatgcttaccgggcggctaatcctacacatcctgtggggcaggatggggttctgccaagtaggatggtgaactctgacgcaactcttttggagtttaaggcgatttccttggtggaacttgaaagggtggtaaaggcctcaaagccaacaacttgtatgttggatccgctcccttctagggttcttaaggaactttttccaacggtggggcctgttatcctcttgcttatgaatctttcgttttcaacaggaattgttccttccaatttcaaggctgcggtgttaaaaccgctactcaaaaagcctggcctagatcctgaattagtcaggaactatcggcctatatcgaatctgcccttcttgtctaaggtacaggaaaggattgtaagcaaagcaaattgttgactatttgacgaggaataatctcttcgaacctttccagtcggggttcaggaatttccactcaactgaaactgctattacaagagttgtaaatgacatccttcttgctttggataaaaatacaagcacaatgcttgtgatgttggatctgagcgctgcgtttgaAACGATTGACcatagcactcttcttcaccgtcttgaacactatgttggtttcgggggtacggctcttggttggcttgaatcgtacctcacagatagaacccaatttgtgcttcatgagggtgcagaatcgaagcattgtaaattgcgctttggcgtaccacaagggtcggttcttggtccattgctttttgcaatttatatgcTTTCCCTCGGTGACGTTATCCgcggcttcggaattagtttccattgctatgcggatgacacccagctctacattcctgtggATTCCGGGGATTCTGCCCAGATTCAAAAGGTTGAGTCCTGTTTGGCttctgtgaagggctggatgtcacaaaacttcctacagcttaatactgggaagacagagctgatgattatcggctcgaagcgggaccgggaaaagtttgaggatgtctctctgtggttggatggcttcgccatcccacagagtgcatccgtcagaaatcttggtgtcttgtttgaccctcaactatgctttgatcagcatataagaagtataactagaattgcctttttccatttgagaaacattgcaagaatcagatcaatgttatctgtagtggatgcagagacactgattcatgcgtttgtctcgtcaagactggactaatgcaatgcactgttctcgggattaccgaactctactacaaagagtctacagctggtacacaatgcggcagctagattgctgaccagaacgagaaagtttgatcatattacacctattctcgcctctttacattggctaccaataactttcagatcagactttaaggtgctattgctaacctataaagccttgcatggactatctccattgtacctgaaggacctgattattccttatagtccttctcggtctctccggtcttcgggagccggccttctttcattgccgaaggttaaaaagaaatcggctggacagagagcgtttgcctatcgagccccctttttatggaataggctgccatcagcgatcagggaagctgactctgtggagctattcaaagggaagctcaaaacgcacccctacaatcttgcatttggagtgtgaaaacaacagatgcgtagtgaagactactctgtttgcttgtgcttttcttattacattatacattcccactatgtacttttccgttctaattcactattctgtcagttgtagcgtgctgcgggtgctggactggatgcctggactctcctcaccgataaccggccagaaccccatcaccattttaatatgatgtacatgtatttacctgtatgccaattgtggcacccattgcactcctgaccatccctggaagaagggatcccctacactgcgtttcttctcaagatttcttccttgctgattcaagggagttttttcttgcccgtgtgggggcatgggtaaaggggggcgtcacaaatatttggcctgttaagccctttgagactgtaatggtgattaagggctatacaaataaaattgaattgaattgaatcatTTCTAATCCATCGCCAAaataatccattgatttcggaaaTAATCCATTTGCAAACACCGTCGGTTGCACTATTTTCGCATATTCATGTGCACACCCAAATGGCACGACAATTACATGTATCATGAAATGAACGAACTGTAAGACAGCGTGGTAGCCCAGCTGCTGCACCCGTGTACTACTTTTCATAGCTGTAAACAACATCCTGTGGACGGGCAGAGCCGGGAGATGTCAGTTATTATCACCtccagtagccgcgtttacatggacacatctgttccgcatagatttctatgcggaacagaaaattatcatgtatacgcctcattcggaatacaattatctgttcggcatagattctatgccgaatagaagaggtggtgtagtccgttttaaatcgccatgtatactcttattccgaatagattggggtttaacttagagcagccgcagtagttcgcaattggtccactgagctccgtcggtacttttaagcacaccaaacttcaccgctgtcaaggaaagtggatttattgcctgattcacgtctttgttatcactccgtaaaagtagtccggtaagcgtgtccggttgctaagcgacgggacatgggtgtttattaatgacgtgtttgcgtatcgtagtgtccgcgtgcgtccgagataactgtaaatgagtaggctactacttgtACTTTTgtaggctgaacgttaaaatacttcttaactttaGAGATGGCatctgcagtagttcgcaattggaccttcgaggattcctggtcactaaattcccgtaagaccactctctcccaccagtcttggctgcggactcgcatccaaattcctcatgtttgcggcggagcttagggttaatatataataatacgttgctgcgctgtcctcctccttcttaattgaagcagctctctcctgctgtgctttcattaaaatcaaatttaaaatccccgatagtgataagacatccattatgtcgccgccggtccagagttgtgtcaggtgtgcgcgagagacataacggacacttttgttactgccatgtatacagtacattcggaacacattttaggaacagatctatgctgcatagaaatctatgcggatcagatgtgccatgtaaacgcggctagtgaggCTATGAGCCGCTATGTAAACAACATCGAATGTTACCAACCATTCCCGTGACGTCATCGTATTCTGAAAACAGAGATGGCGGCGCACAGGCTGAAAACATTATAATttatgcaacttgtttgtgCTTTATTCTGAATAATGGTTCATATTTccgactttatttgtatttatggtatattgaaatatttaactAGTGCTATAGACATCTGTTTATTTGATTGCTTCCTTTCCACTTTAAAGGAATAAAGCGATTAAGTAGGCTAAACTTAAGCAGGTTCCCCACGTTAAACTGCTATATGCATTAcatgtcattgtaaaattgtaataggcttcttttcttaaatgcatatgactccgggatgtcagtttcaagtaaggctatgattaagctaatcaagagcaagcgctatataaatttcatttattattattattattattattattattattattatatcaagattaagctaatcaagagcatatttttaaatgagtgGGTTGGGTGCATTATTTTTACATATGGCCTAATATTTGAAgtccgagttgcggtcatttatgtacatacagatcacttccgcaatttagaaaagtactagacacgcctccgactacaagttacgcctccgactacaagttacgcctcgtactacaagttacgcctcctccgactacaagttacgcctccgactacaagttacgcctccgactacaagttacgcctcctactacaagttacgcctcctactacaagttacgcctccgtcttgcaggacgcagacagatactattgcTAATACATGCCACAATAGGCTTTCACCAATAGAAAAATCTCGTaccataggtgtgtgtgtacacgctcTGTAATGCTGCAACAGTTTATCAGAATTTtttatacaaatacacataattTGTACAAATCATTTCAGCCAATAGGATTCAGTACAAAAGGGATTTGCGGCCAATAGAATAGAGACCGGTCTTACCTCCTCGAAGAGAACCAGTGAGATGGCTGCTGACCGTGGGTCCCGCCGCCCCGCTCCCGCTGATCTTGTTGCGAGACGGCTTGGCTCCTGGTGGTCCTCGGGAGGCGGGCTAGCAACCACAGCCGGGTCCTCTGCTGTGGTCTTGAAGAAGCTGGTCAGAGGAGCGACGCCGGGGTCCGGGAACCTTCTGCGTCTGGAGTGGCCCTGGTGGGGCCCCGGTCTCAGTTTTGAGGTGGAGACAGTGGCTTTAGAGGAAATTGGACCTGTGACAAGAAACcattttcagagagagagagagagagacattttcaGAGATTATTTCCAATAATAAATGTATTACCAGTATTTATTCATACCTCTATAACGACAATCAACAACCAACAATAGAAATCGAACACACATGACAAACAATGGACGACATGAGGCTGCACTGTTTGTTTCCCCAGCGCTCTCCTGAGAAGGTTTCTCTGGCCCTACCCGGTAAAGCATCGGGCTTGCCGCGACTGTTGAGAAGGTTGTAGTTGTTGTAGTAGGCAGGCCGGAGGGCCTCTTTCCCTGGGGCCTCCACAAGGTGAGACTGGGTGACCTCCTTCAGCTGGGCAAGGACACAACGGCCACTCCGTTGGGAAGAGCAGTTCACCTCGAAGACCTACCGACAAAAGAGGACAGAAAGCAACAATCAGTTGaaacacaaaatatatttaGTTTTTACGCATTCTCCGCAATCCCTGACAAATGAACAGTCTCTCAATTTCCTTCTGACTTAAACGAAAAGCCAACTATGATTATTATACTCATTTCAGGTAGGGTTTTCCAGCGCCAGTAAGCACAATCCTGCTCATTTTTTAAAACATGCTGAATGGCACTAAGACATGTTACGGTGAAGCCAAAGGGACAAGGCATAGAGCCTCCACTGGCACTGTTCTCAGTCCACTGACCTTAAAGCCGAGCTCCAGAGCGCAGGCGTATACGGAGGCCGTCTTGCCCGACCCAGGAGGCCCGGTGATCAGCAGAGTGGTGGACAGCTGCTCCAACGTCTTCCCCTCAGAACCAGCATCGCCCTGGAAGGCCCCACAGTCCCAAAGGCCTGCAACAGAAACACATCCTGGGTACCGTTGTGTTTCCAGAACACATCACAGGAACCGAATTTATAGTGAGGTTCGAATTTCAAATCAAACCATCGTCGTCGTGTGGGCGTTTCCTCTCAGCTTCTTCTTTCTGATCGTATCCATCCACCCTCAGTCTCCATTTCTTCAACCAACTTCAAAAAGACAAATCAAGGAAGAAAATTACTTGGCCTCAAGACTTTCGGTACAATTCCCTGGAGCGATGTGAGTGTTCCAAACCTCACCTGTGCACTTTATTCACTGAGCTAGAGTTGCCGATGACCTCGCTGGAATGCAAAGGGCTGTATTTCTCTGTCCAAAGAACATCACTAATACCGGCTTctccaaaaggaaaaaaataaatttacTTATACCATGTAACCATTTAcggaaattattattttattatttacacCTGTTGAAGTAAATGCTCAGACAACAATTTGTACCTGTATTTGGACCGTAAGAGATGGCTTCTGTCTCTGATTTCGGTGTCGGTTGAGGCGTGTCACAAAGTCCAGCGCCCTGTCTGAGGCGCTTAAGTCTTTGAGTGCGACTTAGCCTTGAGTGTACCTGCACAGCTTCGGTTGAGAGGACACAGCTCTCTGAAGGCCTACGAGTGGTCGTCTCCACAAGCACAGCTTTCCTCTGCCTCTTGGAATCCTTGCCAGGAACATTCAACTCGTGTTGACGTTTCCTTTTTTCTACTAAATGGTTGGTAAAGGATAGAAGTAAGAAGGGTATGCGTGTTAAGTTTCCTCAGCTTGGAAATAAAAGCCAATCACAAATTgtaatgtgtgcatgtttggaaAACACAATGATGTGGTGATCAGATATTACACAATAATTAACAACCACATTACCACATTTTGGGTTACCAAGACTTTTTAGGTGGAAAAGACATTTGTATACACATTTGTACATTTTCTATACTTCATTAGTATAATTGTTATACACTCACCTGGAGAtatcaaattacatttgttttcaCTGGACTTCTTTTGTAGACCGCGAAACACTCTTCTGGCGGGAAATGTAGGATTTGACTTTTTGATCTCTTCTAGACAGTTGTATGGACTTGAGTCGTACTCTGATGTGCAGGCAGGGGTTATCGCATACCTCTGATTCAGACAATGTTTGGGTGATGATCGTTTACTTTGGAACGACTGGAAACTCTCCCCCCGAAGACTAACTGGTTTGGTCAGCAGACCATACAACCGGTCCTGATAACGGTGTGTTTTACACACGGGTTCAGACCTGGCATGTCGTGTTTCCCGCATAACACATGCCCCAAGTTTGCTTGCATGACTTTCTTCGGGTTGAGGTTTATAAATGTTGCTAATAACTTGTAGACCTACACTCTCCTCCATCATTGGAGCCGAATCCTTCAACACAGACACGGTGTCAGAGCCGCTTGCTACAGGTGAAAGGAGGAGGTTTAAATCACTTTGTGTTACCACCCTGCTTTGAATCTCTCCGACTCCGGCTCGGTTTCTCCGCGTCAGTTTGTTCCGCATTGCAGCCAAATTAATTCGTGGTTGCACCTTCTCGGTTATCGGCTTTAAATTGTTCCGCTTCTTTGCCTGGAAATAATGTCGCACACTTTATGTTTTCAAATCAGTTACGATCGTGGCAAGAGGTTTGAGTGTTACATTGAATACAGTCCGCCTGGGCGGTGACGTAAAAATGTGAGCGCGTAGAAATGAATTAATTCACTAATTGGATGTTTTCTGAACGTTTGTGAACTGTGACTGCATCATGACCTTGGTCAACTTCGATACATACGTTTAAGCAAGAAGCATCGGTCTACCCTAGTTGAAATATTTCTGTCAATAAATTGACAGACATTCCGAGATTGGACAATGTAGGCTATTCAGCATACATTGTTAATGTTTACACAGCATAGTAGTGATGatacatatatttatgataTGTACTTTTCAAATCACgtatcttttcttttttgtcttgTATTGCACTGGCATCACTTTTACATTTCACTGAATATGAATATTTCTGAATACTTAACTTTGCATGCGACAATCTGCGAAGCTGTCTATCACTCCAGAGTCCAGACCCCTGAgaaatgtaatgcattgcgGACTATTTGACAGAAGGATGCTCATACATGGGTTGATTTGTTAAACCAAAAGCATGCAGAAACAAATATGGTGACCCAAGCTGCCCCTATAGATGCAATATTGGTGAGCTTATTTGCATTAGGTAAAAGCAGATAAGTATTCTATTCACATATAGTGCACTCCATGGCGGCTTTTTTCTGTAGATTGCAGTAACATCCTGCAACATGAAACTGGCTTGCAGTCAGGACTATATACTTTGTGAACAGTCCATGGACTGCACTTTCAACATTGCAAAGTATTCCAAAAACTGGATACCATGATCAGTGCCATGGTACAGCACATCCCAACAATAGGATTGGTTCTTGTTGGGAGGCAATTCATTATAATCTTCGATTTCCTTACAAATTCTCCTGACGATCTACTGGTTGCTACTGCAAGTATCCGAGTGATTTCCAAACCAACTGAGTGAGTCAAAATAATTCAGGATCaagttcaaatgtatttttattttaaatataaaaatcCCCATATCCAAAGTTTAcagttcttttttttaccaGGATGTTTTGACAACATTGGTGAAGTGACTTTTACACACCTAAAGAAATAGGGTGTGAAAATGAAAAGAAACAAAAGATAAACAGGTCATGGTTCTGCTTATTGTGGGTTTGTGGACACACTATTTAACACACCCTTTCCCATCAGTGGAGTTTTGAATGAACCAAAGATAAAATTGCTTGATAGAAAAACCCATCTAATGGAGACCCACCCGGCCCCTGTCCCAAAATAAAAGATAAGTAAATACACCCTCACTTTGGCATAAACggagcaaaaagaaaaaaagttatcTCAAATATCAATTATCCACATTACCGGAATATTGCTTTGAGGAAACAAAAACATGGGTTTGTAAATCTTGATGGATACACAATGGGGGTACAAttgaatatttaacattattaCAATGTATACAACATATTCATAAAGTATTCTCTACTAACAACTCGTGTCGAAGCGCACAaaacccccccccaactcaAAAAGTATTAAGCGACAAACTTCCAGCATTTATTGGGCCGGGACGAAAAGAAAGGCATGAAAAACCTCTTGCTGTTGTGATCGTGGCGGTTCGACACACAAGATGGTGCTGCTGGTAAATCGGTTCCGTTAATGTACTTTGCGTTGGGCCAACGGTCTGAGGGACTATAGGAGCCCCAGCCGTTGGAGAGAACACCCTGTAAAAAAGTAGGGCGGTAAGGCCTTGGACCTAAGAATCATAACCCTTTGTTATGTTGTGATCTAATCAACAAACCAACAGCATACCAATGGCTATATGGAGGTTGCCCCCGTAAAGATGGCAATTTTGAGCCCATCTCGCCTTGCCTTCCATCAAGTCCAAGTGTGAAGAATAAATGTTCTGCCAATTCAACGAAAGCCTTCAAATCAGTGATCCTCAATGTCACGGTCCAAAAAGGTGTTCACACTGGAGAGACGTGAATAATTCGAGAAGCTGCATGTGACAACTGGCGCAGCATAAagaatcaaacaaaaaaaattgcattttcTTCAAGTTCACAAGTCCCTAAAATACAAATACCAAGTGCTAAAGAAATCAGCTAAAAAGTATAACAGGAGCCAACAAGGTTATTGTGTAcgtgtacaaataaacaaaaagtgacATGTTATCGTTACGTCTTATCTTTACTGAAGTTTTGATACAGATGTCTAGTACAGGTACACCCTGAACGCAGAGGTGTCGGGTTAAAAACACGGTGCACTGGCACCACTCCCAACCAGAACACGTCACTTCACTGGCTTCTACAAAATGCATATTTTGCCTGACTTGTGTGGGCGTGGGTATGTTGTGTATATTGGGATATTGTTCATATTTGGTTAAGTTCTCAAGTCCTTAGGAAACATGTTAAAACTTGTATTCCGGTCATCTTTCTGCTGGGTCcaccgtcctcttcctcctgttcaGGACTCCGTATCAAGCACCAAGGGGTCAGTCGatggtttaaaaaataaaaataaaaaaaaagagggaaaaaagaAAGGAACCAAAAGATGTTTGGACCGTTGGCAGTCGTCCAGCTGGCCGGCATCAGTCGTTCATGCCGCATTTTGTCCTCTTGCCCAGCTTGCTGCCACCCCCGGAGGCTCCGATGGTGCCATTGCAGCTGGCAGCCGTCTCCAGGGTGTGCTCCAGGGGCTCCAGGGGCTCCACGTCAGGCCCGAGCTCCTCCTGGATGCCGCGCAGGCGGGCCATGGCCCGGTCGATGGTGGCCAGGCTCACCAGGTTGAAGTCGTGCATGCTCACCAGGTGCAGCAGGAAGTTGCGGCAGAGGTTGCGGCGGGCGATGAAGGGGCCGCAGGTTTCAACAAACACCATGCTGGCCTGGTTCATCTGGTTGTCCGCGATGAAGCTGcgttggggtgggggttggggggggggggggcgacaggcTTTACTTTCTGAAGGTTCATTTAACTTTGACACATTATATATTGGGTGACATTACATTTGATGGTACTTAAACTAACGCTTACaaacaatacaattattttatcgcaatagtatacatttttttaattcactttttttttttttaagccactCCAATTGTAGttaaatgagattatcaaatggaatgacacattatcgTTCACATcaaatgtacttaataagcaagtgatcttgagggagttttattgactcactTAGGGTTGGTTGAATATGAAACGGACAGGACACTACGGATtagggaattgtaaacaggcagttacttagtacaattgtaaaccaacagttACAAGAGTAGTTAAATTCAAATAAGTAGCACCAGAGTTGGGCATCAtaaacaggctgtcacttactTCAATTGGAATGTAAAGTAAACAAAAATGAATTCTGAtatgaatgttgacattctgtggtcaaatccttatttttttaataatctagTTAAAATAAGATTGCTTTAATGGGCTAATTTTAACAGCCCTGATTTAAACCTGTACTCTCAAAGTTCTCCCATCATCACCCCCAGTTGGAGCTATAAAGGCTATATAATTAGACGGTGTGCAAGGATCGATCTAAAGATTAAACATTGTTTATCGTCATTGAATGGAAAAGTCATGAAATGAGGATATCAACTTATCGTGATACCTAGTTCGATAGTCTTTAAAATTATCaaatgttgtgtttgaaacgtCGAGTCATGAAGGAAAACTAGATTTAGCCTGCCACCACTTGAATGTCGTTAtatttcaaaatgaaatgacACTAGATTAGACCGTTGTTGTTAGATATTATTTTGAATCCAAGAGCATATCAGgatatttatctatattttcAAATTCCTCCAAAATTATCGTGATCATTAATTTTCAATGTCTACAATAAAAAGTGTCCCAATTGCCGGTGGAAACAGCCAGGTGCTCACCCCTTCTGCATGACGTGCAGGTTCCACAGCTTCATAACCTCTTTTTCCCCCTCGTTGACGTCGGTGAACTCCTCCAGTTGCTGCGTGAAGAAAAACAATCCAAGAAATTGTAACATAACGCCGTGTTTACAAGAGAAGAAGCTAAACGATGCGGCCCTCGTTCAAAACAATGTGCACAAGTCCGCCATGTTGTCCCCGTTTTCTTTGGTgcgacattcacacaccgacaccacATGGGACTGTAATAAATGGCGCATTTCGGTTTACCAGGACCAGTGCTTAGCGTTCCAGAACCCAACACATGTAGCCATTACATTCTCCCCGAGCCTTGTCGGACAGACACTCACTTTACATACATCACTTTGACATCTGCTCGCGTTCCCGCCACGTAACATTTTAGTCTAGCCGTGACATCAGGCACACGGCTACAAAGGGCAGACGATCCTTTTACAAAACATGTGCTCACCGTGGCAGTCTTCTCCCGGAGCCACTCGGGGTCCCGCTCGTCCTCGCTGTCCTCTTCCATTTCCTGCGGCCTGAGAGGCATGCAGCTGTCGCTGTGGAAGTAGAGACGGTTGTGGCCGCTCACATAGGTCCTCTGCTGCTCCAGCTCCCCGTCCTCCGACTCCAGGAACTCAGACAAGCTGGGCTTGG
Coding sequences:
- the atad5b gene encoding ATPase family AAA domain-containing protein 5b isoform X2, translated to MRNKLTRRNRAGVGEIQSRVVTQSDLNLLLSPVASGSDTVSVLKDSAPMMEESVGLQVISNIYKPQPEESHASKLGACVMRETRHARSEPVCKTHRYQDRLYGLLTKPVSLRGESFQSFQSKRSSPKHCLNQRYAITPACTSEYDSSPYNCLEEIKKSNPTFPARRVFRGLQKKSSENKCNLISPVEKRKRQHELNVPGKDSKRQRKAVLVETTTRRPSESCVLSTEAVQVHSRLSRTQRLKRLRQGAGLCDTPQPTPKSETEAISYGPNTAGISDVLWTEKYSPLHSSEVIGNSSSVNKVHSWLKKWRLRVDGYDQKEEAERKRPHDDDGLWDCGAFQGDAGSEGKTLEQLSTTLLITGPPGSGKTASVYACALELGFKVFEVNCSSQRSGRCVLAQLKEVTQSHLVEAPGKEALRPAYYNNYNLLNSRGKPDALPGPISSKATVSTSKLRPGPHQGHSRRRRFPDPGVAPLTSFFKTTAEDPAVVASPPPEDHQEPSRLATRSAGAGRRDPRSAAISLVLFEEVDVIFDDDLGFLSAIKTLMTTTKRPVVLTTSDPLFKERFESDVEEILFITPSAVNVCSYLRLVCLAENARTWQHEVAGLLAECHGDLRRCLLQLHFLVKSSMGRRPRRTGSPRQSVLGGSDRTKDGEERVKCVPLPADAAGYSASCLNTLTKRNILHLLKCQSWAEPENELLTVLTESWRRHFPLLYSNLELLLPLPASTQGTTNRCQDKDPKAGTITEPPAPAIASQPRVKQQGQPGENIDLKAASSSTMRTCLRNTSRLSRRKGILTPTDCSRSSNSALQPPQKEGQRSLEGTHLAPQGSVDKTGDKGIRASTHRGLEALAHFVDLMSYLDSTMENVESHVSGPCVPKDFFWTGAEVKDGLVDEMREGGGERTWRQLERMSEIQAAVEGLGFHVYQGRVSAASSGAPTWRQEVGGVEAEEPVDRLSLPGSTLRQSSGGHLPPKHRCVISTAQWRFELSRAVLQNQGFSLLGSRRAVCLDYMSTLRSICHHQLQKHGFRITCAAFIWVSPTQRCNSWLRSAWSK
- the atad5b gene encoding ATPase family AAA domain-containing protein 5b isoform X1; translation: MRNKLTRRNRAGVGEIQSRVVTQSDLNLLLSPVASGSDTVSVLKDSAPMMEESVGLQVISNIYKPQPEESHASKLGACVMRETRHARSEPVCKTHRYQDRLYGLLTKPVSLRGESFQSFQSKRSSPKHCLNQRYAITPACTSEYDSSPYNCLEEIKKSNPTFPARRVFRGLQKKSSENKCNLISPVEKRKRQHELNVPGKDSKRQRKAVLVETTTRRPSESCVLSTEAVQVHSRLSRTQRLKRLRQGAGLCDTPQPTPKSETEAISYGPNTAGISDVLWTEKYSPLHSSEVIGNSSSVNKVHSWLKKWRLRVDGYDQKEEAERKRPHDDDGLWDCGAFQGDAGSEGKTLEQLSTTLLITGPPGSGKTASVYACALELGFKVFEVNCSSQRSGRCVLAQLKEVTQSHLVEAPGKEALRPAYYNNYNLLNSRGKPDALPGPISSKATVSTSKLRPGPHQGHSRRRRFPDPGVAPLTSFFKTTAEDPAVVASPPPEDHQEPSRLATRSAGAGRRDPRSAAISLVLFEEVDVIFDDDLGFLSAIKTLMTTTKRPVVLTTSDPLFKERFESDVEEILFITPSAVNVCSYLRLVCLAENARTWQHEVAGLLAECHGDLRRCLLQLHFLVKSSMGRRPRRTGSPRQSVLGGSDRTKDGEERVKCVPLPADAAGYSASCLNTLTKRNILHLLKCQSWAEPENELLTVLTESWRRHFPLLYSNLELLLPLPASTQGTTNRCQDKDPKAGTITEPPAPAIASQPRVKQQGQPGENIDLKAASSSTMRTCLRNTSRLSRRKGILTPTDCSRSSNSALQPPQKEGQRSLEGTHLAPQGSVDKTGDKGIRASTHRGLEALAHFVDLMSYLDSTMENVESHVSGPCVPKDFFWTGAEVKDGLVDEMREGGGERTWRQLERMSEIQAAVEGLGFHVYQGRVSAASSGAPTWRQEVGGVEAEEPVDRLSLPGSTLRQSSGGHLPPKHRCVISTAQWRFELSRAVLQNQGFSLLGSRRAVCLDYMSTLRSICHHQLQKHGRFQNYLRSIHLGLSNTTMQQLAEECME
- the atad5b gene encoding ATPase family AAA domain-containing protein 5b isoform X3; its protein translation is MRNKLTRRNRAGVGEIQSRVVTQSDLNLLLSPVASGSDTVSVLKDSAPMMEESVGLQVISNIYKPQPEESHASKLGACVMRETRHARSEPVCKTHRYQDRLYGLLTKPVSLRGESFQSFQSKRSSPKHCLNQRYAITPACTSEYDSSPYNCLEEIKKSNPTFPARRVFRGLQKKSSENKCNLISPVEKRKRQHELNVPGKDSKRQRKAVLVETTTRRPSESCVLSTEAVQVHSRLSRTQRLKRLRQGAGLCDTPQPTPKSETEAISYGPNTAGISDVLWTEKYSPLHSSEVIGNSSSVNKVHSWLKKWRLRVDGYDQKEEAERKRPHDDDGLWDCGAFQGDAGSEGKTLEQLSTTLLITGPPGSGKTASVYACALELGFKVFEVNCSSQRSGRCVLAQLKEVTQSHLVEAPGKEALRPAYYNNYNLLNSRGKPDALPGPISSKATVSTSKLRPGPHQGHSRRRRFPDPGVAPLTSFFKTTAEDPAVVASPPPEDHQEPSRLATRSAGAGRRDPRSAAISLVLFEEVDVIFDDDLGFLSAIKTLMTTTKRPVVLTTSDPLFKERFESDVEEILFITPSAVNVCSYLRLVCLAENARTWQHEVAGLLAECHGDLRRCLLQLHFLVKSSMGRRPRRTGSPRQSVLGGSDRTKDGEERVKCVPLPADAAGYSASCLNTLTKRNILHLLKCQSWAEPENELLTVLTESWRRHFPLLYSNLELLLPLPASTQGTTNRCQDKDPKAGTITEPPAPAIASQPRVKQQGQPGENIDLKAASSSTMRTCLRNTSRLSRRKGILTPTDCSRSSNSALQPPQKEGQRSLEGTHLAPQGSVDKTGDKGIRASTHRGLEALAHFVDLMSYLDSTMENVESHVSGPCVPKDFFWTGAEVKDGLVDEMREGGGERTWRQLERMSEIQAAVEGLGFHVYQGRVSAASSGAPTWRQEVGGVEAEEPVDRLSLPGSTLRQSSGGHLPPKHSTAQWRFELSRAVLQNQGFSLLGSRRAVCLDYMSTLRSICHHQLQKHGRFQNYLRSIHLGLSNTTMQQLAEECME